Proteins from one Mesoplasma sp. JKS002658 genomic window:
- the ptsS gene encoding phosphate ABC transporter substrate-binding protein translates to MSRKAGILLSAVFAILVILWIWTLVVPKDSISIGGSTSVDPLMQRLTNEYKKTSKESFIYASSGSQGGIKNIESNAYKMGFISKEIAADDTSISLVENGKTNGLTSDLSDENQIASYLQNTRGFGDQKHKLQIALDAIIIVYHAPTIFNEQFKERFTITIENQVVDVASEELIKLIYDKNPTWDKIATSLSRAQPLDGDQEVIAKLASDRENQLKAFSREPGSGTRNSFEHQMKLDSDLSSTTNSSVLNSNGMMFQEMARASSFGYLSLNYLDAVKEKSDLNLLTIKANGTTYDPSQLEDFTDYPLTRPYIGLFKANLDSKLLNKIAAFIAWMVLAQKDVDSIPALQYKKEGLTPRFGLDGVEYEVNA, encoded by the coding sequence ATGAGTAGAAAAGCTGGCATTCTTTTAAGTGCGGTGTTTGCAATCTTAGTTATACTTTGAATCTGAACACTTGTAGTTCCAAAAGATAGCATTAGCATCGGAGGATCAACTTCAGTTGACCCGTTAATGCAACGTTTAACAAATGAATACAAAAAAACAAGTAAAGAAAGTTTTATTTATGCCTCTTCTGGATCACAGGGAGGGATTAAAAACATTGAATCAAATGCTTATAAAATGGGGTTTATTTCTAAAGAAATTGCTGCTGATGACACATCAATTTCTTTAGTGGAAAACGGAAAAACTAATGGCTTAACCTCTGATCTTAGTGATGAAAACCAAATTGCTAGTTATTTACAAAATACTCGTGGTTTTGGTGATCAAAAACATAAACTTCAAATTGCTCTTGATGCAATTATCATTGTTTATCATGCACCAACTATCTTTAATGAGCAGTTTAAAGAACGTTTTACAATTACAATTGAAAACCAAGTGGTCGATGTTGCTTCTGAAGAGTTAATCAAATTAATTTATGATAAAAATCCTACTTGGGATAAAATTGCTACATCTTTAAGTCGAGCCCAACCACTTGATGGAGATCAGGAGGTTATTGCCAAGTTAGCAAGCGATCGTGAAAACCAATTAAAAGCTTTTTCTCGTGAGCCAGGTTCAGGAACAAGAAACTCTTTTGAACACCAAATGAAACTAGATTCAGATTTAAGTTCAACGACTAATTCTAGTGTTTTGAACTCGAATGGAATGATGTTTCAAGAAATGGCGCGTGCTTCATCTTTTGGTTATCTTTCTTTAAACTATTTAGATGCTGTTAAGGAAAAAAGCGATTTGAACTTATTGACAATCAAGGCTAATGGAACTACTTATGATCCATCCCAACTAGAAGATTTTACTGATTATCCTTTAACTCGTCCTTATATCGGGTTATTTAAGGCTAATTTAGATAGTAAACTTTTAAACAAAATTGCTGCTTTCATTGCTTGGATGGTATTAGCACAAAAAGATGTTGATAGCATTCCTGCTTTACAGTATAAAAAAGAGGGTTTGACCCCAAGATTTGGTTTGGATGGAGTGGAGTATGAAGTCAATGCTTAA
- the pstA gene encoding phosphate ABC transporter permease PstA, translating to MTKKTRKEEKKFSNHHFFHKSQAPDDFKINASRPKSSLGDVSVKTFIYLFTLIVAALLLIILIFVAIKSGKIFKQEGFFKFIFVDRWQPGPNNTWSAHDRAGSYYGIGGIIASTLLMMVFALLFVVPLTLFSALFISEYMSRRVQNFCMGVIKLMAGIPSVVFGLFAINQVGPMFIKMGAITNGNLMTASFTLAFMALPTMVSLTYNALQTVPDAYRYASLGLGISKEETTFSIVRRSVTPKIISAVIMGMARVIGETMAVILIAGNSAAGLDSSNGFKGFIFSSIKTLAGTIGLEILENSGSYHESALFAIGLILFILVIIINLTILLISNADYLKKRFQRLHKVRIDPNRSEAIKTTTGHDNKQYSDYELKVIVKANAGNKINKSLKSAVALFFMWTSVLIVFAFAIWILGDILIEGLIGLQHIDAFISVKGQAGIFAALFTTILLILSTLLFAIPLALGTAIYLSEYANKNSITTKFIRFMISLLASTPSIVFGIFGLSIFIVMFKLPMSIFASSLTMAIVVIPMLTSNFEDALTQVPDNIKEAGSALGLSRSKVLFKITIPNAIKGIVTGIILAMAKIIGETAPVYLTLGTALRMPSEGFLASGATLTTEIYMLASEGGGGEATSIAFLFSLVTMVLVFSLNVLSERVTSRAKSFKVWFLRLKAINWTGIFHYHYKEFFRKTWQQIKKKFKAFSRRFGWKTIKTQLKKEWKNRWIIKKITQKKEVHDYED from the coding sequence ATGACTAAAAAAACTCGAAAAGAAGAGAAAAAGTTTAGTAATCATCATTTTTTTCATAAGTCTCAAGCTCCAGATGATTTTAAAATCAACGCTTCAAGACCAAAAAGTTCGCTTGGTGATGTCTCGGTCAAAACCTTTATTTATTTATTCACTTTAATTGTGGCTGCTTTGTTATTGATCATCTTGATATTTGTAGCAATTAAGTCTGGAAAAATCTTTAAACAAGAAGGGTTTTTCAAGTTTATTTTTGTTGACCGTTGACAACCAGGACCTAATAATACTTGAAGTGCTCATGATCGTGCTGGTTCTTATTATGGGATTGGAGGAATTATTGCCTCTACTTTGCTAATGATGGTGTTTGCGTTGTTGTTCGTGGTTCCATTAACGCTTTTTTCTGCGCTTTTCATAAGTGAATATATGAGTAGAAGAGTGCAAAACTTTTGCATGGGAGTAATTAAGTTAATGGCTGGGATTCCTTCAGTTGTTTTTGGACTCTTTGCTATTAATCAGGTAGGACCAATGTTTATTAAGATGGGCGCAATTACAAATGGTAACTTGATGACTGCTTCATTCACTTTGGCATTTATGGCTTTGCCAACGATGGTCAGCCTAACTTATAACGCCTTACAAACTGTTCCTGATGCTTATCGTTATGCATCTTTGGGTTTAGGAATTTCTAAAGAAGAAACAACTTTTAGTATTGTACGAAGAAGCGTAACTCCAAAAATTATTTCTGCAGTGATTATGGGGATGGCTCGAGTAATTGGTGAAACGATGGCTGTGATTTTAATTGCAGGAAACTCAGCAGCAGGACTGGATAGTAGTAATGGATTTAAAGGATTTATCTTTTCTTCAATCAAAACTTTAGCAGGAACAATTGGGTTAGAAATCTTAGAAAATTCAGGTTCTTATCACGAGTCTGCTTTATTTGCGATTGGATTAATTCTTTTTATTCTTGTGATTATTATTAATTTAACGATTTTATTAATTTCTAATGCTGATTATTTAAAGAAACGATTTCAAAGACTTCATAAAGTAAGAATTGATCCTAATCGTTCAGAAGCTATCAAAACTACGACTGGTCATGATAACAAACAGTATAGTGATTATGAACTGAAAGTAATTGTAAAAGCAAATGCAGGTAATAAAATTAATAAGTCACTAAAGTCAGCAGTGGCGTTGTTCTTTATGTGAACTTCGGTGTTAATTGTTTTTGCTTTTGCAATTTGAATTCTTGGTGATATTTTGATTGAAGGTTTAATTGGATTGCAACACATTGATGCCTTTATTAGTGTTAAGGGTCAAGCAGGAATCTTTGCTGCTTTGTTTACAACTATTCTTTTAATTCTTTCAACCCTTTTGTTTGCAATTCCTTTGGCTTTGGGAACAGCAATTTATTTAAGCGAATATGCAAATAAAAATTCAATCACCACGAAGTTTATTCGTTTTATGATTAGTTTGTTGGCATCAACTCCTTCAATTGTTTTTGGGATTTTTGGTCTTTCGATCTTTATTGTTATGTTTAAATTACCAATGAGTATTTTCGCCTCTTCTTTAACAATGGCGATTGTAGTGATTCCAATGTTAACTTCTAACTTTGAAGATGCTTTAACTCAGGTACCAGATAATATTAAAGAGGCTGGATCAGCTTTAGGTTTAAGTCGCAGTAAAGTACTTTTTAAAATCACCATTCCTAATGCAATTAAGGGAATTGTGACTGGAATTATTTTGGCAATGGCAAAGATTATTGGAGAAACTGCTCCAGTTTATCTAACCTTAGGAACAGCACTAAGAATGCCAAGTGAAGGTTTCTTAGCAAGCGGAGCTACTTTAACTACTGAAATTTATATGTTAGCTTCTGAAGGAGGCGGAGGAGAAGCTACTTCAATTGCCTTCCTGTTCTCGTTAGTGACAATGGTTTTAGTCTTTAGTTTAAATGTACTTAGCGAAAGAGTGACTTCAAGAGCTAAAAGTTTCAAAGTTTGGTTCTTGCGTTTAAAAGCGATTAACTGAACTGGAATTTTCCATTATCATTACAAGGAGTTCTTCAGAAAAACTTGGCAACAAATCAAGAAAAAATTTAAAGCTTTCTCACGTCGTTTTGGTTGAAAGACTATTAAAACTCAACTAAAAAAAGAGTGAAAAAACCGTTGGATTATTAAAAAGATTACTCAAAAAAAGGAGGTTCATGATTATGAAGATTAA
- the pstB gene encoding phosphate ABC transporter ATP-binding protein PstB: protein MIAAKLAHEGDPEKPRNGSGGKKEVIVKVNEFNFFYNKGKKQALFDINMDIKENTITTFIGPSGCGKSTLLRSINRMNDLVEGSVSSGEILVFDQNIFDYGYDVTELRTDVGMVFQKANPFPISIYENVAYGPRSQGVKKKNVLDQLVQDALEKSALWEEVKDNLHGPALGLSGGQQQRLCIARAIAMHPKILLMDEPTSALDPIATLKVEELVLNLKKDYTIIMVTHSMAQATRISNYTAFFLKGELIEYSTTKRMFTNPKDKRTEDYISGRFNG, encoded by the coding sequence ATGATTGCAGCAAAACTTGCTCATGAAGGTGATCCTGAAAAACCAAGAAATGGTAGTGGAGGGAAAAAAGAAGTTATTGTCAAAGTAAACGAATTTAATTTCTTTTATAATAAAGGTAAGAAGCAAGCGTTGTTTGATATCAATATGGATATCAAAGAAAATACCATCACTACTTTTATCGGGCCTTCTGGTTGTGGTAAATCGACGTTGTTACGTTCAATCAACCGGATGAATGATTTGGTTGAGGGTAGTGTTTCAAGCGGAGAAATCTTGGTTTTTGATCAAAATATTTTTGATTATGGTTATGATGTTACTGAATTAAGGACTGATGTGGGAATGGTTTTTCAAAAGGCCAACCCGTTTCCAATTTCGATTTATGAGAATGTTGCTTATGGACCGCGTTCACAAGGGGTTAAGAAAAAAAATGTCTTAGACCAGTTGGTGCAAGATGCTTTAGAAAAGTCCGCTTTATGAGAAGAGGTTAAAGATAATCTTCACGGACCTGCTTTAGGGTTGTCAGGGGGACAACAGCAACGTTTGTGTATCGCTAGAGCAATTGCAATGCATCCTAAAATTCTTTTGATGGATGAGCCAACCTCAGCTTTAGACCCAATTGCAACTTTAAAGGTGGAAGAGTTGGTTTTAAATCTAAAAAAAGATTATACCATTATTATGGTGACGCACTCGATGGCCCAAGCTACTCGGATTAGTAACTACACTGCCTTCTTTTTAAAAGGAGAGTTAATTGAGTATAGTACTACTAAAAGAATGTTTACCAACCCCAAGGATAAACGTACTGAAGACTATATTTCAGGAAGATTTAATGGATAG
- a CDS encoding PhoU domain-containing protein — MSINKILDHDVDVIKDQLDGLIKKVEKQYNDTYQALTKKDYKLAQKVVDNDKKINEQQNEFISTVLWKIAKQNMVAGDLRFAIGSVLIAREIRKIASYAKAVSYFVLDYEPDIKYTEIIEQNFDIVLQMLDLINNLIDRSDVDLSKKVEGFEEEVNQAFVQTRSKIIDRMRHSESDQEALLLYTSLRQLKKLERAADHMVGIQEILNFIRTGKFQEISPRDDEGDDVLDETQD, encoded by the coding sequence ATGTCAATCAATAAAATTTTAGACCACGATGTTGACGTGATTAAAGACCAGTTAGATGGATTAATTAAAAAAGTTGAAAAACAGTATAACGATACGTATCAGGCTTTAACAAAAAAAGATTATAAGTTAGCCCAAAAAGTGGTTGATAATGATAAGAAAATTAATGAACAACAAAACGAGTTTATTAGCACGGTTTTGTGAAAAATTGCAAAACAAAACATGGTTGCTGGGGATTTACGGTTTGCGATTGGTTCAGTTTTAATCGCACGAGAAATTCGGAAAATTGCAAGTTATGCTAAAGCAGTTAGTTATTTTGTTTTAGACTATGAACCAGATATTAAATACACTGAAATTATTGAGCAAAACTTTGATATTGTTTTACAAATGTTAGATTTAATCAATAACTTAATTGATCGTTCTGATGTTGATTTATCTAAAAAAGTTGAAGGTTTTGAAGAAGAAGTAAACCAAGCGTTTGTTCAAACTAGAAGCAAGATTATTGACCGTATGCGTCATTCAGAAAGTGATCAAGAAGCTTTGTTACTTTATACTTCTTTGCGACAATTAAAAAAACTTGAACGTGCTGCTGATCACATGGTTGGGATTCAAGAAATTTTAAACTTCATTCGAACAGGAAAATTTCAAGAAATCAGTCCTCGAGATGACGAGGGTGATGATGTTCTTGATGAAACTCAAGATTAA
- the ftsY gene encoding signal recognition particle-docking protein FtsY has product MGFWDKFKKKHDEEQVVSPPDVIKTGGKQEEKRIKLLQKQKAKQKKANQALLKSSLTFSKDIQKLSKKYHQVDDQFFEDLEAILIKTDMGMKLVLGISKNLQKKVDATTSMTTVKDLLSEEIYELYHQTRDNYEIDFKPDRLNVFLVIGVNGTGKTTSVAKLANYYASQGFKVLIAAADTFRPGAVEQLQEWTTTRLENVDLFTMKTSDPSSVIFDALKKGQAENYDLLIIDTAGRLQNKVNLMQELEKMNTIVHRFDKKAPHETLLVIDATTGQNGVMQAEQFDEVTNISGIILTKMDGTSKGGIALAIKNQLKIPVKLMGIGEQVEDLILFNVDDYIYGLTSGFMENEAENE; this is encoded by the coding sequence ATGGGTTTTTGAGATAAATTTAAAAAAAAGCATGATGAAGAGCAAGTGGTCTCACCACCTGATGTTATTAAAACTGGGGGTAAACAAGAAGAAAAACGAATTAAGCTTCTTCAAAAACAAAAAGCCAAACAAAAAAAAGCTAACCAAGCGTTATTGAAGTCTTCTTTGACCTTTTCTAAAGATATTCAGAAGTTATCAAAAAAATACCACCAAGTTGATGACCAGTTCTTTGAGGATTTAGAAGCAATTTTGATTAAAACTGATATGGGAATGAAATTGGTCCTAGGGATTTCTAAAAATTTACAAAAAAAGGTTGATGCCACTACTTCAATGACAACAGTTAAAGATTTGCTTAGTGAGGAGATTTATGAACTTTATCACCAAACTCGCGATAATTATGAAATAGACTTTAAACCTGACCGTTTAAATGTTTTTTTAGTGATTGGAGTTAATGGTACAGGAAAAACTACTTCTGTAGCAAAATTGGCAAATTATTACGCTAGTCAAGGGTTTAAGGTTTTAATTGCTGCTGCTGATACGTTTCGGCCTGGCGCGGTAGAACAATTGCAAGAATGAACTACAACCAGATTAGAAAATGTTGATTTATTTACGATGAAAACTTCTGATCCTTCATCAGTGATTTTTGATGCTTTAAAAAAGGGTCAAGCAGAAAATTATGATTTATTAATTATTGATACAGCAGGAAGACTACAAAATAAAGTTAACTTAATGCAAGAACTAGAAAAAATGAATACTATTGTTCATCGCTTTGATAAAAAAGCACCTCACGAGACTTTATTAGTGATTGATGCTACCACTGGACAAAACGGGGTGATGCAAGCTGAGCAATTTGATGAAGTCACCAACATTAGCGGGATTATTCTTACCAAGATGGATGGAACTTCTAAGGGTGGAATTGCTTTAGCGATTAAAAACCAGTTAAAAATTCCAGTTAAATTAATGGGAATTGGAGAACAAGTTGAAGATTTAATTCTCTTTAATGTTGATGATTATATTTATGGATTAACTAGTGGATTTATGGAAAATGAGGCAGAAAATGAGTAA
- the ylxM gene encoding YlxM family DNA-binding protein, with amino-acid sequence MSNLVATKLYHSRLFAAYGSLLTEKQQTYFELYVNEDYSLNEISVDYEISRAAVSDSINKTIKVLENFELNLQIVAKTATLQAIISQYENSFDQEVSGIIKKLKELV; translated from the coding sequence ATGAGTAACTTAGTTGCCACCAAACTCTATCACTCCCGTTTGTTTGCAGCCTATGGAAGTTTGTTAACTGAAAAACAACAAACTTATTTTGAATTATATGTCAATGAAGATTATTCGCTAAACGAAATTTCTGTTGATTATGAAATTAGCCGTGCAGCAGTTTCTGATTCGATTAATAAGACGATTAAAGTTTTAGAAAACTTTGAATTAAACTTACAAATAGTTGCTAAAACTGCGACTTTACAAGCAATAATTAGTCAATATGAAAATAGTTTCGACCAAGAGGTTAGTGGTATAATTAAGAAACTTAAGGAGCTAGTTTAG
- a CDS encoding TIGR00282 family metallophosphoesterase, whose amino-acid sequence MKVLMLGDVYGSEGRLILQQELPSLITDQKIDFVVANGENVTHGKSITFKHFQALKSFGVDVITSGNHIFKNKAVLDYIASTPDLLKPLNMSSYTPGSGYVIVKKNDKKICVLNLMGTSFMDKANNPYEAMDAFLAQKLVYDLLLVDFHAEASAEKAAFAWNYDGQVTAVVGTHTHVQTADERLLPKGSAFITDLGMCGATDSIIGADPKNVIIKEKTGLPVVFEPATSIHQQLCGVIIEINDQTNQAMEIKRIFLKKTKN is encoded by the coding sequence GTGAAAGTTTTAATGCTTGGAGATGTTTATGGAAGTGAGGGTCGTTTAATTCTTCAACAAGAATTACCCTCTTTAATTACTGATCAAAAGATTGATTTTGTTGTTGCTAATGGGGAGAATGTCACTCACGGCAAATCAATTACTTTTAAACATTTCCAAGCATTAAAATCGTTTGGAGTTGATGTGATTACTAGTGGCAATCATATCTTTAAAAACAAAGCGGTGCTTGACTACATTGCTTCTACTCCTGACCTTTTAAAACCTTTAAATATGTCTAGTTACACTCCAGGTTCTGGGTATGTAATTGTTAAGAAAAATGACAAAAAGATTTGTGTTTTAAACTTAATGGGAACAAGTTTTATGGATAAGGCAAATAATCCTTACGAAGCTATGGATGCTTTTCTAGCCCAAAAACTTGTTTATGATCTTTTGTTGGTTGATTTTCATGCTGAGGCTAGTGCAGAAAAGGCTGCTTTTGCGTGAAATTATGATGGGCAAGTGACTGCGGTTGTAGGGACTCACACCCATGTTCAAACTGCTGATGAACGGTTATTGCCCAAGGGAAGTGCTTTTATCACTGATCTTGGTATGTGCGGGGCAACTGATTCAATTATTGGTGCTGATCCTAAAAATGTCATCATTAAGGAAAAAACTGGTTTACCTGTTGTTTTTGAACCAGCAACTTCAATCCACCAACAGTTGTGTGGAGTGATTATTGAAATTAATGATCAGACTAATCAAGCTATGGAAATTAAACGGATTTTTTTAAAGAAAACTAAAAATTAG
- a CDS encoding alpha/beta hydrolase, protein MSKSSGISIIIIVVIILAALVALYFFASLLLKIKAFGSLKFHPNHNQTPELIKKKAFITSDGYELRWYGEVKPDDEIIILGVHDFALGAKSFEQLTKNLTSIDLKISLISFDQRNFGQNKVQDAKDRSSIAVLSDLEQILNYCKTTYPGKQLYLYGSGFGANIIVTFMKKRGYLVDGIVLDSMINFKPDKNSSAITIALIKGTLFAYTRMVKINLSAADYNVSDKDVQSLAQNLNSFSEITVREYFQNKKLVKTSLKASGLITKPVLMLNGSDDVFQLSSKTTKFYDQISYSQKHHQWIADKKHDLLLNPNQEMLQSLIEWLKNNEQEKND, encoded by the coding sequence ATGTCAAAAAGTAGTGGGATTTCAATTATTATCATTGTAGTAATTATTTTAGCCGCTTTAGTTGCTTTATATTTTTTTGCTTCCCTACTTTTAAAAATTAAAGCCTTTGGTTCATTAAAGTTTCATCCAAATCATAACCAAACTCCAGAATTAATAAAAAAGAAGGCTTTTATTACTAGTGATGGGTATGAGTTACGATGGTATGGAGAGGTTAAACCTGATGATGAAATAATTATTTTGGGAGTTCATGATTTTGCTTTGGGAGCAAAAAGTTTTGAACAGTTAACTAAGAATTTGACTAGTATTGATTTGAAGATTAGTCTAATTAGTTTTGACCAACGTAATTTTGGTCAAAACAAAGTCCAGGATGCTAAGGATCGTAGTAGCATAGCTGTTCTTAGTGATTTAGAACAAATTCTTAATTATTGCAAAACCACTTATCCAGGTAAACAGTTGTATCTTTATGGTAGTGGTTTTGGGGCTAATATTATTGTTACTTTTATGAAAAAACGCGGTTACTTGGTTGATGGGATCGTGCTTGATTCGATGATTAATTTTAAACCAGATAAAAATTCTTCAGCAATTACAATTGCTTTAATTAAGGGAACTTTGTTTGCTTATACAAGAATGGTTAAAATTAATCTTAGCGCAGCAGATTATAATGTGTCTGATAAAGATGTTCAAAGTTTGGCTCAGAACTTAAATAGTTTTAGTGAAATTACTGTACGAGAGTATTTTCAAAATAAAAAACTGGTTAAGACTAGTTTAAAAGCTTCTGGTTTAATTACCAAACCAGTGTTAATGTTGAATGGTTCTGATGATGTTTTTCAACTCTCAAGTAAAACTACAAAGTTTTACGACCAGATTAGTTATTCTCAAAAACATCATCAATGAATTGCTGATAAGAAACACGATTTGCTCCTTAATCCAAACCAAGAGATGTTGCAGAGTTTAATTGAATGGCTAAAAAATAATGAACAAGAAAAAAACGACTAA
- the metK gene encoding methionine adenosyltransferase produces MNQSLFTSESVSEGHPDKICDQIADNILDYIIDQDPNAKVAIEVFATTNFLLIGGQVSANFAVPDGVYEQIARNTLKEIGYVDKSYGIDYQTCEILIKVEAQSSDIAVGVDLLDGEIGAGDQGIMFGYATNEAPTMLPLPISIAHDLVQTATQLRKSGEFKHARPDMKSQVTIDYQEPNHPRIATILMSIQHDPEVDIKEFKAYIHEKIMKKVARDFGLNTDFKVLINPTGRFVIGGPQGDTGLTGRKIIVDTYGGSSRHGGGAFSGKDATKVDRSGAYMSRYVAKNLVAAGYADRLEIQVGYAIGEPNPVSIAIESFGTQKVNDEVILAAINQFFDFSVGGMIETLKLREPIFKKTSTYGHFGKNELPWEQLDKVEELKAFLKTYSK; encoded by the coding sequence ATGAATCAAAGTCTTTTTACAAGTGAATCGGTGTCTGAAGGACATCCAGATAAAATCTGTGACCAGATCGCCGATAATATTTTAGATTATATTATTGATCAAGATCCAAATGCTAAAGTTGCTATTGAGGTCTTTGCTACAACCAACTTTTTGTTGATTGGTGGTCAAGTTAGTGCCAATTTTGCAGTTCCTGATGGTGTCTATGAGCAAATTGCTCGCAATACTTTAAAAGAAATTGGTTATGTTGATAAGAGTTATGGAATTGATTATCAAACTTGTGAAATTCTGATAAAGGTAGAAGCACAATCAAGTGATATTGCTGTAGGAGTTGATTTGCTTGATGGTGAAATTGGTGCAGGAGATCAAGGAATCATGTTTGGTTATGCTACCAACGAAGCACCAACAATGCTCCCTTTACCGATTTCAATCGCTCATGATTTAGTGCAAACTGCAACCCAATTAAGAAAAAGTGGTGAGTTTAAGCATGCTCGTCCTGATATGAAATCACAAGTAACAATTGATTATCAAGAACCTAATCATCCCAGAATTGCTACTATTTTAATGTCAATCCAACATGACCCTGAAGTTGATATTAAAGAATTTAAAGCTTATATTCACGAAAAAATTATGAAGAAGGTAGCTAGGGATTTTGGTTTAAATACTGATTTCAAGGTTTTAATCAACCCGACGGGACGCTTTGTAATTGGAGGACCTCAAGGTGATACTGGCCTGACTGGTCGGAAGATTATTGTTGATACTTATGGGGGAAGTTCTCGTCACGGGGGAGGTGCTTTTAGTGGTAAAGATGCTACTAAGGTTGACCGTTCTGGAGCATATATGAGTCGGTATGTCGCTAAAAACTTAGTGGCAGCAGGATATGCTGATCGCTTAGAAATCCAGGTTGGTTATGCGATTGGTGAACCAAATCCAGTTTCAATTGCTATTGAAAGTTTTGGTACTCAAAAAGTTAATGACGAAGTAATTCTTGCTGCAATCAACCAATTTTTTGATTTCTCTGTTGGAGGGATGATCGAAACTTTGAAATTAAGAGAACCAATCTTTAAAAAAACCTCAACTTATGGTCATTTTGGTAAGAACGAATTACCTTGAGAACAACTTGATAAGGTTGAAGAATTAAAAGCTTTTTTAAAAACTTATTCAAAATAA
- a CDS encoding 3'-5' exoribonuclease YhaM family protein yields the protein MIKPIANLVNNDRDVQVIGRIERVILSTGSNGQNYMIINLVDQSGRIEARKWLVQDGDVETIKPNEIILIENGVASEYRNQLQLKVQNYKILDQEELKKWNLSYDDFFISAPLDVEREYPKLIELIQGFKNQDYKAVTLKILNDNEAKFKKYPAAMTIHHNVQSGLFWHSYTLVRDCLAIKPNYAYAQVDWELVVCGAILHDIGKVVEMADVGATDYSLEGKLLGHISIGNTFVAEAAKSLGVFYKDDGVINPNITLLEHMILASHGKNEYGSPVEPLLIEAIILSTFDNLDAKIFKVNDELQKIGYGEWTPRIPTEDMKMFYNHTSEKEK from the coding sequence ATGATAAAACCGATTGCTAATTTGGTAAATAACGATCGTGATGTTCAAGTGATTGGGAGAATTGAAAGGGTGATTCTTTCTACTGGAAGTAATGGGCAAAATTATATGATCATTAACCTGGTGGACCAATCTGGTCGCATTGAGGCGAGAAAATGATTAGTTCAGGATGGAGATGTTGAAACAATTAAGCCAAATGAGATTATTTTGATTGAAAATGGTGTTGCAAGTGAATATCGGAATCAGTTACAACTAAAAGTGCAAAACTATAAAATTCTTGATCAAGAAGAGTTGAAAAAGTGGAATTTGAGTTATGATGATTTTTTTATCAGTGCACCATTAGATGTTGAACGAGAATACCCAAAGTTAATCGAATTAATTCAAGGATTTAAGAATCAGGATTACAAGGCAGTTACTCTAAAAATTTTAAATGATAATGAAGCAAAATTTAAGAAGTATCCAGCAGCAATGACAATTCATCACAATGTTCAGTCTGGTTTGTTTTGACATAGTTACACGTTAGTGCGTGATTGTTTAGCAATTAAACCAAACTATGCTTATGCGCAAGTTGATTGGGAGTTAGTTGTTTGTGGAGCAATTTTACATGACATTGGCAAGGTTGTTGAAATGGCTGATGTCGGAGCTACTGATTATAGCTTAGAAGGAAAGCTTTTGGGTCATATTTCAATTGGAAATACGTTTGTGGCTGAAGCTGCTAAAAGTTTAGGAGTTTTTTATAAGGATGATGGTGTTATTAACCCTAACATTACTTTATTAGAACACATGATTTTAGCAAGTCATGGTAAAAATGAGTATGGATCACCTGTGGAGCCGTTGTTGATTGAAGCAATTATTCTTTCTACCTTCGATAACTTAGATGCTAAAATCTTTAAAGTAAACGATGAACTTCAAAAAATTGGTTATGGTGAATGAACTCCTCGAATTCCTACCGAAGATATGAAAATGTTTTATAATCACACTTCAGAAAAAGAGAAATAA
- a CDS encoding HIT family protein — translation MKMKTLIKNNLEQECLFCKIIRHEVPSDIVYENEMVLAFLDINPNSNGHTLIIPKKHFENYSSCEDDYLVAIALAKKIVAKKMLTALGPLEIKGINYTSNQGKEAYQVVMHYHEHVIPKYLKNEGYVITNKTNHATLKPNTEIIDLLKID, via the coding sequence ATGAAGATGAAGACTCTGATTAAAAATAACCTCGAACAAGAATGTTTGTTTTGCAAAATTATTCGTCACGAAGTTCCTAGTGATATTGTTTATGAAAATGAAATGGTTTTGGCTTTCTTAGATATTAATCCCAATAGTAATGGTCATACCTTGATCATTCCTAAAAAACACTTTGAAAACTATTCTTCATGTGAAGATGACTACCTAGTTGCAATTGCCTTAGCTAAGAAAATTGTTGCTAAGAAAATGTTAACTGCTTTAGGACCATTAGAAATCAAAGGAATTAATTATACTTCTAATCAAGGAAAAGAAGCTTATCAAGTGGTAATGCACTATCACGAGCATGTCATTCCTAAATATCTTAAAAATGAAGGTTATGTTATTACCAACAAAACTAATCATGCAACTTTAAAACCAAACACCGAAATTATCGATTTGTTGAAAATCGATTAG